In Pyrenophora tritici-repentis strain M4 chromosome 6, whole genome shotgun sequence, the DNA window AAGCACACCTCTGCACCTACATGTCTCACTTTCTCCCCCACACAACGCAATGCGACACATGATAGCACCTTGGATAGCATCAATCGACTTTGTTCTGTCACATGTCAAGCTTCGTTTTCTTCGTATACCAACATGACTATTTAACTTTGAATCATCGCGTCTGATGACGCAAATCGCAAATTCTGTGCGGACAGCTACTAGCACCTTGGCTCACGGCTGAAAGTAGAAGGCCAAAGGGGTCGAAACCGGTGTGTGACTTGGTGGGTCATCTAGAATGATTGCATCTAAATGCCGCATCCTAGTCACACTATTCCTCGAATCTCCCCCCCTCACTGACGTCTGGATATACATCGAACCGTCTCTGTCCATACAGCGGCACGCCCTTCCTCGTCTCCTCAATCTTGCCTGCCTCCAGCTCTTGCAACAACACACCCTCCTTCTCATCTAGCTgctccaccaccaccgcgTTCGGATCCACTACCATGCTGTGTCCCCACGCATTGTACTCGGCCTGCATGTCTCTTGCGGGACTACACAGTCCAACGTAGACCTGGTTATCCGTCGCCCTAGCCCTCGCCAGCAACTCCCAGTGTAATGCGCCAGTCGTGAGGTTGAAAGCGCCCGGGTACAGCAGCAGAAACGCGCCCTTTCTCGCCGCGATCATGCCAAGTTCCGGAAACCTTATGTCGTAACATATCGCAACTGCAATCTTTCCATACTCTGGTAAATCCACCAATGTGATCTTGTTCCCCGGCGACAGCACCTCGCTCTCCCTAAACGTGATTTTCCCCGCTATGTCAATGTCGAATAGATGCACCTTTCGATGTGTAGCCAGCAATTCGCCGCTCGGCGCAAACGTCAGACTTGTGTTGTACAGTTTCTTCTCGTCCTTGTCGTCTCTTTCTGGTATGCTGCCTCCAACAAGATATACGCCCGCCTCTTGTGCCAATTTGCTAAGCGCATGGAATGTCTGCGATTGCGATTCCGAGGGAGGAGACGGTAGGAGTGTTTCGGCGTACTTGTCAAAGTACTTTGTTCCGTAGGGCGAGTTGAAACATTCGGGCAGGACGACGAGTTTTGCGCCCGCTTTTGAGGCGTCGAGAACTTTTTGACGCGCCGAGAGGAGGTTTGCGCTCTTGTCGGGCCCGGAGGCGAGTTGGATGAGCGCAAGCTTTAGTGATTTCTTGAGGAGTGATGCCATGTTTGCCGAGACTAGAGGTGAAGGAAGGAGATGACTCCGAGGCAGAAATTGCAGACACCAATATACAATTGCAATGTTGGAGCTGTGCTTCGGGGCGTTGGAGTAGGCTTGGAGTGGGGGCAGTAGCCGATGAGTAACGATGTCATCGCTCGGTCGGACTTGCCGTGATTGCGGGGTGCACTTGCCGACCGTTAGACGCTTTTTTGACTACATGTCAACGATTCACTCTTAACAATGTTGGTTTCCATTCACAGAGGACGTGTTTTAATCTATTATAATCAATTCATTGTACAATTCCATATCTAGCTAGATCATGATGTCACTCTAGGTATTTATTCTTCCAGAAAATAATTGGTTAACAATATATATTCATATCGCTATCAAACTCCGAGTGACTTCCACCAGGCATAACATCTCCCAAGGTGTGACCAGCCTTGCCGACCCATAACTGTAACAGGCCCTCACAACATTGACTTGCTTCCATCAGTCATTCCAACTGCAAAGTCCCCTCATCCATCACGTAACAAGATTCATTGCTCCGACAGTCTTTCCTGTTTCCGACTTGAGAGGTGTGACATGGCACGTAGCCCGACCTTCCCACCTTGGCACAAgcatcgtcttttcgcacGTATACTTGAATATATGCCGGTCTTGAACTCTCCGGAACCCTCTTTGTCGGTACGACTCTTGATCTTGTTTCAGGACGTGCTTTGATATTCTGGACATCTTGGCGAAAGGAGATTTCAAGTTGCTTACCCTGAGCTGGTACACCATGCGGACACCTTGCAGCAATTCGGAATGGCCGATATCGGGCTGTTGCTGGAGCAGGAAATGAGACAGGATGGCGGCTTGTTCGTTGTTACTACCCGTGACCTTGTGACTTAGGGCTCTAGTCTCGTAGGCTACCTCGCACGCCCGCGTAAGACGAATGGGGAAGTGGTTTAAAGGAACAAGGCTACTGTTGGTGCAATCCCATCAAGTGTCCAATCCGTTCAATCACCGGCTGAGGTAGCCTGTTTATGAGGGCAAACATGTTCTGGCAGAGATCGACCATGTTGCCGTAGGAGTTGATGGTGAGAAGCCACTCCTTAATACCTGGAAGATCGCTGGGACGGTGATGCTCGAGAAAACAACTATTGTTGGCGTAATCCCATGAACGCTCCAATACGGTCAATCACCGGCTGAGGCAGGTGGTCCAGGCGTGC includes these proteins:
- a CDS encoding CN-hydrolase domain containing protein encodes the protein MASLLKKSLKLALIQLASGPDKSANLLSARQKVLDASKAGAKLVVLPECFNSPYGTKYFDKYAETLLPSPPSESQSQTFHALSKLAQEAGVYLVGGSIPERDDKDEKKLYNTSLTFAPSGELLATHRKVHLFDIDIAGKITFRESEVLSPGNKITLVDLPEYGKIAVAICYDIRFPELGMIAARKGAFLLLYPGAFNLTTGALHWELLARARATDNQVYVGLCSPARDMQAEYNAWGHSMVVDPNAVVVEQLDEKEGVLLQELEAGKIEETRKGVPLYGQRRFDE